A genomic segment from Thamnophis elegans isolate rThaEle1 chromosome 3, rThaEle1.pri, whole genome shotgun sequence encodes:
- the LOC116506579 gene encoding cyclic AMP-responsive element-binding protein 3-like, with protein MAEHDLLDWLLREELFLGSEPEPEPVPWGFPQEEEEELEELLRCLWSPVGEEWDGSGEPSGQSSLAEDRSPSPASSLPGSGRLEWEHDYSLPLPAAAAPTEPSEGDVAIDLEMWADVETTEGLGLPTAALSAEPLVGGGLQLDFPPLVLTDEEKQLLEKEGVTIPSHLPLTKAEERVLKRVRRKIRNKQSAQDSRRRKKLYMDNLESRVLACTAQNSELQEKVQLLQKQNRSLLEQLRKLQALVQHSSTKTAAASTCVMVLLFSFCLVLLPSLYPLGGQKQPLGQHGVLSRKLRELPSGTSQMLAGAPQPAEATMSLPHPGSPTLLSSEKALSPKVFGAAGSLNGSVEGPRSTLETGPPASAGNGSSSSDSPSPAVKGLLPAPKDPPPGKERALPPASVDPQPGWADGGAPSVILQPHRSDEM; from the exons ATGGCCGAGCACGACCTGCTGGACTGGCTGCTGCGGGAGGAGCTTTTCCTGGGGAGCGAGCCCGAGCCGGAGCCGGTGCCCTGGGGCTTCCCGCAG gaggaggaggaggagctggaggAGCTGCTGCGGTGCCTCTGGAGCCCCGTCGGGGAGGAATGGGACGGCTCCGGCGAGCCCTCCGGCCAGAGCAGCCTCGCCGAAGACCGGAGCCCGTCTCCCGCCAGCAGCCTCCCTGGCTCGGGCCGCCTGGAATGGGAGCACGACTACTCCCTGCCCCTGCCTGCCGCCGCGGCGCCCACTGAGCCCTCCGAGGGCGACGTGGCCATCGATCTGG aAATGTGGGCAGACGTGGAAACCACCGAGGGCCTCGGCCTTCCCACGGCAGCACTCTCGGCAGAGCCCCTGGTAGGAGGAGGCCTGCAG TTGGACTTCCCCCCGCTGGTCCTGACGGATGAGGAGAAGCAACTCCTGGAGAAGGAGGGCGTCACGATTCCCTCCCACCTACCCTTGACCAAG GCGGAGGAGCGGGTCCTGAAGCGAGTCCGGAGGAAGATCCGCAACAAGCAGTCGGCCCAGGACAGCCGCCGGCGGAAGAAGCTCTACATGGACAACCTGGAGAGCAG GGTGCTGGCCTGCACGGCGCAGAACAGCGAGCTCCAAGAGAAGGTGCAGCTGCTGCAGAAGCAGAACAG GTCCCTGCTTGAGCAGTTGAGGAAGTTACAAGCGCTTGTTCAGCACTCCTCCACCAAGACTGCTGCGGCTAGTACCTGCGTCATG GTGCTGCTCTTCTCCTTCTGCCTGGTCCTCCTGCCCAGCCTCTATCCCCTGGGCGGCCAGAAGCAACCGTTGGGGCAGCATGGAG tgTTGTCCCGAAAGCTGCGGGAGTTGCCAAGTGGGACTTCCCAGATGTTGGCTGGTGCCCCGCAGCCAGCAGAAGCGACGATGTCCCTCCCCCATCCTGGATCCCCCACGCTGCTTTCGTCAGAGAAAGCTCTGTCCCCCAAAGTCTTTGGGGCTGCAGGAAGCCTCAATGGGTCTGTGGAAGGCCCACGGAGCACCCTGGAGACCGGGCCTCCCGCCTCGGCCGGCAACGGCAGCTCCTCCTCGGACTCCCCTTCTCCTGCCGTGAAGGGGCTCCTCCCGGCCCCCAAGGACCCTCCTCCGGGGAAGGAGAGGGCGCTCCCGCCTGCCTCTGTTGACCCGCAGCCTGGCTGGGCAGATGGTGGTGCCCCAAGCGTCATCCTGCAGCCCCATCGCTCTGACGAGATGTGA
- the LOC116506806 gene encoding avidin-like: MVISDSNNSGVFSGSYLTAVAATDNTIRASPLQGIQHQADQQAQPTFGFTVNWNFSESTTVFVGQCFLDEDGEEQLKTTWLLRVEVGSVAEDWGATRVGKDTFYRTK, encoded by the exons ATGGTCATCTCGGACAGCAACAATTCCGGGGTGTTCAGCGGCTCCTATCTGACCGCCGTGGCTGCCACCGACAACACCATCCGGGCTTCCCCTCTGCAGGGCATCCAGCACCAGGCGGACCAGCAGGCCCAGCCCACCTTCGGCTTCACGGTCAACTGGAACTTCTCCG AGTCCACCACCGTCTTTGTGGGTCAGTGTTTCCTGGACGAGGATGGAGAGGAGCAGCTGAAGACCACCTGGCTGCTGCGTGTGGAGGTGGGGTCCGTGGCAGAGGACTGGGGGGCAACCCG GGTTGGCAAGGACACTTTCTACCGCACCAAGTGA